In Chloroflexota bacterium, a genomic segment contains:
- the secF gene encoding protein translocase subunit SecF, whose translation MFDIIGKRFRFFLISGGIILIGIISLLTFGLKMGIEFGSGSLLTVDFEQDVAQGELKEALVDLGYDNVIIQRTGAGDYLIRTEELSTEGKKALEAGLEARFGKLTEPEFSSVSPMIATETVRTAVIAVAVAALGILLYVTWAFRRMPRPIHYGTCAIIALVHDALVALGVFSILGGILNWQVNMMFITGILAVIGYSVNNTVVIFDRIRENLRLDISVNFETVVNNSLVETLGRSVNTSLTTLVVVLALLFFVGATIQNLVAVLIIGIIAGTFSSVCIAPTLLVVWDKREWRRFISWLPFAWAKAVK comes from the coding sequence ATGTTTGACATTATCGGCAAAAGGTTTCGGTTCTTTCTGATATCGGGAGGGATTATCCTCATCGGGATTATCTCCCTGCTGACCTTCGGCCTGAAAATGGGTATTGAGTTCGGCAGCGGCTCGCTGCTCACCGTTGACTTTGAGCAGGATGTTGCGCAGGGCGAATTGAAGGAGGCGCTGGTTGACCTGGGTTACGATAACGTGATTATCCAGCGCACCGGTGCCGGTGACTACCTGATACGTACCGAGGAATTAAGCACAGAAGGCAAGAAAGCGCTGGAAGCCGGGCTTGAGGCAAGGTTTGGCAAGCTCACCGAGCCTGAGTTTTCTTCGGTTTCACCGATGATTGCCACGGAGACGGTACGGACGGCGGTTATCGCCGTGGCGGTGGCGGCTTTGGGCATATTACTCTACGTTACCTGGGCGTTCCGCCGTATGCCCAGGCCCATACATTACGGTACCTGTGCCATCATCGCCCTGGTTCACGATGCACTGGTGGCACTGGGTGTCTTCTCCATTCTCGGGGGCATACTGAACTGGCAGGTCAACATGATGTTCATCACCGGTATCCTGGCAGTTATCGGCTACAGCGTGAACAATACCGTGGTCATCTTTGACCGGATACGGGAAAACCTGCGCCTCGATATAAGCGTCAATTTTGAGACGGTGGTCAACAACAGCCTAGTGGAAACGCTCGGTCGCTCCGTAAACACCAGCCTCACCACGCTGGTGGTTGTGCTGGCGCTGCTGTTCTTCGTCGGCGCCACCATTCAGAACCTGGTTGCCGTCCTGATTATCGGCATCATTGCCGGAACCTTCAGCTCCGTCTGCATCGCGCCCACGCTGCTGGTGGTCTGGGACAAGAGGGAGTGGCGGCGGTTCATCAGCTGGCTGCCTTTCGCGTGGGCAAAGGCTGTGAAATAG
- a CDS encoding cation diffusion facilitator family transporter — protein sequence MFATRSGAAKLSLGVVLFLIVFKVVVGVLTGSISVLAQAADSFFDLFAIAITFFAVVVATKPADEEHPFGHGKVENIAAVVQAVLIFAAGGLIIYAAIRRIIVGATLELTEAGIGAMLVSIVVSLFLSRYLLKVARTTDSLALEANARNIAADVYSAAGVLVGLVVIRFTDLAIIDPIIALLVSLVIFKSAYEVLRKSFGGLIDVKLPETEENIIKSAIMEHIGELVDFHALRTRKAGRQRYIDLHLVMPGDISIETAHRMCDHLEQDIKRKLHHTSVMIHVEPCSEKCEQCPIPPDLRHNKL from the coding sequence ATGTTCGCTACCCGAAGTGGAGCGGCTAAGCTTTCTCTGGGCGTAGTCCTCTTCCTGATAGTGTTCAAGGTGGTGGTGGGGGTCCTCACCGGGAGCATCAGCGTTCTTGCCCAGGCGGCGGACAGTTTTTTCGATTTGTTTGCCATAGCCATTACCTTTTTTGCCGTTGTTGTCGCTACCAAACCCGCTGACGAAGAGCACCCTTTTGGCCACGGCAAGGTGGAAAATATAGCTGCCGTTGTGCAGGCGGTACTGATTTTTGCCGCCGGCGGCCTGATTATATATGCAGCGATACGCCGGATTATCGTCGGGGCAACCCTGGAGTTAACGGAAGCCGGTATAGGAGCAATGCTGGTTTCCATTGTGGTCAGCCTTTTCCTGTCGAGGTACCTGCTTAAAGTAGCCAGGACCACCGATTCGTTGGCACTTGAGGCCAATGCTCGCAATATTGCGGCCGATGTTTATTCCGCGGCAGGCGTACTGGTGGGGCTGGTGGTCATCCGTTTCACTGACCTCGCCATCATCGACCCGATAATTGCGCTGCTGGTTTCTCTGGTTATTTTCAAATCGGCTTATGAAGTATTGAGGAAGTCATTTGGTGGGCTGATTGATGTCAAATTACCGGAAACCGAAGAAAATATCATTAAATCAGCAATAATGGAGCATATCGGGGAGCTGGTTGATTTTCATGCCCTGCGTACGCGGAAGGCGGGAAGGCAGCGTTACATTGATTTGCATCTGGTAATGCCCGGAGATATCAGCATCGAAACAGCACACCGGATGTGCGACCACCTGGAACAGGATATTAAGCGCAAGCTGCACCACACCAGCGTCATGATTCACGTTGAACCGTGTAGTGAGAAATGTGAACAGTGCCCCATTCCGCCGGATTTGCGCCATAATAAGCTCTAG
- a CDS encoding histone deacetylase, producing MMKVGYVYDPVYLKHDTGYHPENAQRLEAIMAHLTETKLLEQLTSIKSRPATTEELTYVHQASYVSRIQDAASRGGGWLDGDTVMSPDSYDAALYAAGGAMEATDAVISGRVNSAFALVRPPGHHATAMAAMGFCLFNNIAIAAQHALKKHKIGKVAIIDFDVHHGNGTQEAFYNNPQVLYLSTHQYPHYPGTGTVGETGSGATEGTTVNIPLPSSSGDEEYRQVFEQIIVPVVRRFHPELILVSAGYDLHWKDRLAMMEVSTAGFAEMVQIIKGLADELCNGKIVITLEGGYNLKALATSVKATFDVLLGKSDSEDPLGQPERRRAVPDISDLVTRIKEIHKIT from the coding sequence ATGATGAAGGTAGGTTACGTGTACGACCCCGTATACCTGAAGCATGATACCGGCTACCATCCGGAAAACGCACAACGCCTTGAAGCCATTATGGCTCACCTTACGGAAACCAAGCTGTTAGAGCAGTTAACATCCATCAAGTCCCGCCCGGCCACCACGGAGGAGTTGACCTATGTCCATCAGGCATCATACGTCTCACGAATTCAGGATGCGGCGTCGAGGGGAGGCGGCTGGCTTGACGGCGACACCGTTATGTCGCCGGATTCCTACGATGCAGCGCTGTATGCCGCTGGCGGCGCTATGGAAGCGACCGATGCCGTTATCAGCGGCAGGGTAAACAGCGCCTTTGCCCTGGTCAGACCTCCCGGCCACCATGCCACCGCAATGGCCGCCATGGGTTTCTGCCTCTTTAATAACATCGCCATCGCCGCCCAGCACGCCCTGAAGAAGCACAAAATCGGTAAGGTCGCCATCATAGATTTCGATGTGCACCACGGCAATGGCACGCAGGAAGCCTTCTATAATAACCCGCAGGTTCTCTATTTATCAACTCACCAGTACCCTCACTATCCGGGCACCGGGACCGTTGGCGAGACCGGGAGCGGCGCCACCGAGGGCACTACGGTCAATATCCCCCTGCCCAGCAGCTCCGGCGATGAGGAATACCGTCAGGTATTTGAGCAAATTATCGTGCCGGTGGTCAGGCGTTTCCACCCTGAGCTAATTCTGGTATCCGCCGGCTATGACCTGCACTGGAAAGACCGCCTGGCCATGATGGAGGTCAGCACCGCCGGCTTCGCTGAAATGGTACAGATTATCAAGGGGCTGGCCGACGAACTTTGCAACGGGAAAATAGTCATCACCCTCGAAGGGGGCTATAATCTGAAAGCGCTGGCGACATCGGTAAAGGCAACCTTCGATGTCCTGCTCGGCAAGTCAGATAGCGAAGACCCGCTGGGGCAACCGGAGCGCCGCCGGGCTGTGCCGGATATAAGTGACCTGGTCACGCGAATAAAGGAAATACACAAAATTACCTGA